The Sorex araneus isolate mSorAra2 chromosome 5, mSorAra2.pri, whole genome shotgun sequence genome has a segment encoding these proteins:
- the ARHGEF2 gene encoding rho guanine nucleotide exchange factor 2 isoform X1: MTGKAKTREKEKMKEAKDARYTNGHLFTTISVSGMTMCYACNKSITAKEALICPTCNVTIHNRCKDALANCTKVKQKQQKAALLKNNTALQSVSLRSKATTRERPSSAIYPSDSFRQSLLGSRRGRSSLSLAKSVSTTNIAGHFNDESPLGLRRILSQSTDSLNMRNRTLSVESLIDEGAEVIYSELMSDFEMDEKDFAADSWSLAVDSSFLQQHKKEVMKQQDVIYELIQTELHHVRTLRIMTRLFRTGMLEELQLDPTVVQGLFPFVDELSDIHTHFLSQLLERRRQALCAGSTRNFVIHRLGDLLINQFSGPSAELMRKTYSEFCSRHTKALKLYKELYARDKRFQQFIRKVTRSAVLKRHGVQECILLVTQRITKYPVLINRILQHSHGPEEERQDLSKALGLVKDLLSNVDQDVHKLEKEARLLEIYNRMDPRAQTPVPSKGPFGRDELQRRTLIHDGCLLWKTGAGRFKDVLMLLMTDVLVFLQEKDQKYIFPTLDKPSVISLQNLIVRDIANQEKGMFLISAAPPEMYEVHTASRDDRNTWIRVIQQSVRVCPSRENFPLIETEDEAYLRRIKTELQQKDRALVELLQEKVGLFAEMTHFQVEDDSGAGVSLPTLPRGLFRSESLESPRGERLLQDAIREVEGLKDLLVGPGVELLAPREPTEPDGGGTSSPVLTANGEGRTFNGSIELCRADSDSSQKDRNGNQLRSPQEEALQRLVSLYGLLHGLQAAVAQQDTLMEARFPEGLERREKLSRTNSRDGEAGRAGPVPVAPEKQATELALLQRQHALLQEELRRCRRLGEERATEAGSLEARLRESEQARLLLEREAEEARRQLAALGHTEPAPAEAPWARRPLDPRRRSLPAGDALYLSFTPPQPSRGHERLDLPVSLRSVHRPFEDRERLELGSPEDRLQDSSDPDTGSEEEGCSRLSPPHSPRDFSRMQDIPEEMESRDGEPMASES, from the exons ACCCGGGAAAAGGAGAAGATGAAGGAAGCCAAGGATGCCCGTTACACCAACGGGCATCTCTTCACCACCATCTCCGTCTCGGGCATGACCATGTGCTATGCCTGTAACAAGAGCATCACCGCCAAGGAGGCCCTCATCTGCCCAA cctgcAATGTGACTATCCACAATCGCTGTAAAGACGCCCTGGCCAACTGCACCAAGGTCAAACAGAAG CAACAGAAAGCCGCCCTGCTGAAGAACAACACTGCCCTGCAGTCCGTGTCACTTCGAAGTAAGG cAACCACGCGGGAGCGGCCGAGCTCTGCCATCTACCCCTCTGACAGCTTCCGCCAGTCCCTGCTCGGCTCCCGCCGTGGCCGCTCGTCCCTGTCTTTGGCCAAGAGCGTTTCTACCACCAACATTGCTGG acACTTCAACGATGAGTCGCCCCTGGGGCTGCGCCGCATCCTCTCACAGTCCACAGACTCCCTCAACATGCGTAACCGCACCCTCTCGGTGGAGTCCCTCATTGATGAAG ggGCAGAGGTGATCTACAGCGAGCTGATGAGCGACTTCGAGATGGATGAGAAGGACTTCGCGGCGGACTCCTGGAGCCTGGCCGTGGACAGCAGCTTTCTGCAGCAGCACAAGAAGGAGGTGATGAAGCAGCAGGATGTCATTTACG AGCTGATCCAGACGGAGCTGCACCATGTCCGCACCCTGAGGATCATGACCCGCCTCTTCCGCACGGGCATGCTGGAGGAGCTGCAGCTCGACCCCACGGTGGTGCAGGGCCTCTTCCCCTTCGTGGACGAGCTCAGCGACATCCACACCCATTTCCTCAGCCAGCTGCTGGAACGCCGGCGCCAGGCGCTGTGTGCCGGCAGCACCCGCAACTTTGTCATCCATCGCTTGGGTGACCTGCTCATTAACCAG TTCTCAGGTCCCAGTGCAGAGCTGATGCGGAAGACCTATTCCGAGTTCTGCAGCCGTCACACCAAGGCCTTAAAGCTCTATAAGGAGCTGTACGCCCGGGACAAACGCTTCCAGCAGTTCATCCGG AAAGTGACCCGCTCGGCGGTGCTGAAGCGCCATGGGGTTCAGGAATGCATCCTCTTGGTGACCCAGCGCATCACCAAGTATCCGGTGCTCATTAACCGCATCCTGCAACATTCCCACG GGCCGGAGGAGGAACGCCAGGACCTGTCCAAGGCGTTGGGGCTGGTGAAGGACCTGCTATCCAACGTGGACCAGGACGTGCACAAGCTGGAGAAAGAGGCCCGTCTGCTGGAGATCTACAACCGCATGGACCCCCGGGCCCAGACCCCAGTGCCTAGCAAGGGCCCCTTTGGCCGGGACGAGCTTCAGCGGCGCACACTGATCCATGACGGTTGTCTGCTCTGGAAGACGGGAGCTGGGCGTTTCAAAG ATGTGCTAATGCTGCTGATGACGGACGTGCTGGTGTTTCTCCAGGAGAAGGACCAGAAGTACATCTTCCCGACCCTG GACAAGCCGTCCGTGATCTCGCTGCAGAACCTCATTGTCCGGGACATTGCCAACCAGGAGAAAGGGATGTTCCTCATCAGTGCGGCACCCCCTGAGATGTACGAGGTCCACACAGCATCCCGGGATGACCGCAACACCTGGATCCGTGTCATTCAGCAGagcgtgcgtgt TTGTCCATCCAGGGAGAACTTCCCCCTGATTGAGACGGAAGACGAGGCTTACCTGCGGCGAATCAAGA CCGAGCTGCAGCAGAAGGACCGGGCGCTGGTGGAGCTCCTGCAGGAGAAGGTGGGGCTGTTCGCCGAGATGACCCACTTCCAGGTGGAGGACGACAGCGGGGCTGGCGTGTCCCTGCCCACGCTGCCCCGGGGCTTGTTTCGCTCGGAGTCTCTGGAGTCCCCCCGAGGCGAGCGGCTGCTGCAGGACGCCATCCGAGAAG TGGAGGGCCTGAAGGACCTGCTGGTGGGGCCTGGAGTGGAGCTGCTGGCGCCCCGGGAGCCCACGGAGCCCGACGGAGGTGGCACCTCAAGCCCGGTCCTCACTGCCA ACGGGGAGGGCAGAACTTTCAATGGCTCCATTGAACTCTGTAGAGCTGACTCGGACTCCAGCCAGAAG GACCGAAATGGGAACCAGCTGCGATCCCCCCAGGAG gaagcttTGCAGCGGCTGGTCAGTCTCTACGGGCTGCTTCACGGCCTCCAG GCAGCGGTGGCCCAGCAGGACACGCTGATGGAAGCTCGTTTCCCCGAAGGCCTGGAGCGGCGTGAGAAGCTGTCCCGGACCAACTCTCGGGACGGGGAGGCTGGCAGGGCGGGGCCTGTGCCCGTGGCCCCCGAGAAACAGGCCACCGAGCTGGCGCTGCTGCAGCGACAACACGCGCTTCTGCAGGAGGAGCTGCGGCGCTGCCGGCGGCTGGGCGAGGAGCGGGCCACGGAGGCGGGCAGCCTGGAGGCGCGGCTGCGGGAGAGCGAGCAAGCCCGGCTGCTGCTGGAGCGCGAGGCCGAGGAGGCCCGCCGGCAGCTGGCCGCGCTGGGCCACACGGAGCCCGCCCCGGCCGAGGCGCCCTGGGCACGCAGGCCGCTGGACCCGCGGCGCCGCAGCCTCCCTGCGGGCGATGCCCTGTACCTGAGCTTCACCCCGCCGCAG CCCAGCCGAGGCCACGAGCGCCTGGACCTGCCCGTCAGCCTGCGCTCTGTGCATCGGCCCTTTGAGGACcgggagaggctggagctgggcagCCCGGAGGACCGTCTGCAGGACAGCAGTGACCCCGACACGGGCAGCGAGGAGGAGGGGTGCAGCCGCCTCTCACCCCCTCACAGCCCCCGAG ACTTCAGCCGAATGCAGGACATCCCGGAGGAGATGGAGAGCCGCGACGGGGAGCCTATGGCCTCAGAGAGTTAA
- the ARHGEF2 gene encoding rho guanine nucleotide exchange factor 2 isoform X3, with amino-acid sequence MSRIESLTRARIDRSKELASKTREKEKMKEAKDARYTNGHLFTTISVSGMTMCYACNKSITAKEALICPTCNVTIHNRCKDALANCTKVKQKQQKAALLKNNTALQSVSLRSKATTRERPSSAIYPSDSFRQSLLGSRRGRSSLSLAKSVSTTNIAGHFNDESPLGLRRILSQSTDSLNMRNRTLSVESLIDEGAEVIYSELMSDFEMDEKDFAADSWSLAVDSSFLQQHKKEVMKQQDVIYELIQTELHHVRTLRIMTRLFRTGMLEELQLDPTVVQGLFPFVDELSDIHTHFLSQLLERRRQALCAGSTRNFVIHRLGDLLINQFSGPSAELMRKTYSEFCSRHTKALKLYKELYARDKRFQQFIRKVTRSAVLKRHGVQECILLVTQRITKYPVLINRILQHSHGPEEERQDLSKALGLVKDLLSNVDQDVHKLEKEARLLEIYNRMDPRAQTPVPSKGPFGRDELQRRTLIHDGCLLWKTGAGRFKDVLMLLMTDVLVFLQEKDQKYIFPTLDKPSVISLQNLIVRDIANQEKGMFLISAAPPEMYEVHTASRDDRNTWIRVIQQSVRVCPSRENFPLIETEDEAYLRRIKTELQQKDRALVELLQEKVGLFAEMTHFQVEDDSGAGVSLPTLPRGLFRSESLESPRGERLLQDAIREVEGLKDLLVGPGVELLAPREPTEPDGGGTSSPVLTANGEGRTFNGSIELCRADSDSSQKDRNGNQLRSPQEEALQRLVSLYGLLHGLQAAVAQQDTLMEARFPEGLERREKLSRTNSRDGEAGRAGPVPVAPEKQATELALLQRQHALLQEELRRCRRLGEERATEAGSLEARLRESEQARLLLEREAEEARRQLAALGHTEPAPAEAPWARRPLDPRRRSLPAGDALYLSFTPPQPSRGHERLDLPVSLRSVHRPFEDRERLELGSPEDRLQDSSDPDTGSEEEGCSRLSPPHSPRDFSRMQDIPEEMESRDGEPMASES; translated from the exons ATGTCTCGGATCGAATCCCTCACGCGCGCGCGGATCGACCGAAGCAAAGAGCTGGCAAGCAAG ACCCGGGAAAAGGAGAAGATGAAGGAAGCCAAGGATGCCCGTTACACCAACGGGCATCTCTTCACCACCATCTCCGTCTCGGGCATGACCATGTGCTATGCCTGTAACAAGAGCATCACCGCCAAGGAGGCCCTCATCTGCCCAA cctgcAATGTGACTATCCACAATCGCTGTAAAGACGCCCTGGCCAACTGCACCAAGGTCAAACAGAAG CAACAGAAAGCCGCCCTGCTGAAGAACAACACTGCCCTGCAGTCCGTGTCACTTCGAAGTAAGG cAACCACGCGGGAGCGGCCGAGCTCTGCCATCTACCCCTCTGACAGCTTCCGCCAGTCCCTGCTCGGCTCCCGCCGTGGCCGCTCGTCCCTGTCTTTGGCCAAGAGCGTTTCTACCACCAACATTGCTGG acACTTCAACGATGAGTCGCCCCTGGGGCTGCGCCGCATCCTCTCACAGTCCACAGACTCCCTCAACATGCGTAACCGCACCCTCTCGGTGGAGTCCCTCATTGATGAAG ggGCAGAGGTGATCTACAGCGAGCTGATGAGCGACTTCGAGATGGATGAGAAGGACTTCGCGGCGGACTCCTGGAGCCTGGCCGTGGACAGCAGCTTTCTGCAGCAGCACAAGAAGGAGGTGATGAAGCAGCAGGATGTCATTTACG AGCTGATCCAGACGGAGCTGCACCATGTCCGCACCCTGAGGATCATGACCCGCCTCTTCCGCACGGGCATGCTGGAGGAGCTGCAGCTCGACCCCACGGTGGTGCAGGGCCTCTTCCCCTTCGTGGACGAGCTCAGCGACATCCACACCCATTTCCTCAGCCAGCTGCTGGAACGCCGGCGCCAGGCGCTGTGTGCCGGCAGCACCCGCAACTTTGTCATCCATCGCTTGGGTGACCTGCTCATTAACCAG TTCTCAGGTCCCAGTGCAGAGCTGATGCGGAAGACCTATTCCGAGTTCTGCAGCCGTCACACCAAGGCCTTAAAGCTCTATAAGGAGCTGTACGCCCGGGACAAACGCTTCCAGCAGTTCATCCGG AAAGTGACCCGCTCGGCGGTGCTGAAGCGCCATGGGGTTCAGGAATGCATCCTCTTGGTGACCCAGCGCATCACCAAGTATCCGGTGCTCATTAACCGCATCCTGCAACATTCCCACG GGCCGGAGGAGGAACGCCAGGACCTGTCCAAGGCGTTGGGGCTGGTGAAGGACCTGCTATCCAACGTGGACCAGGACGTGCACAAGCTGGAGAAAGAGGCCCGTCTGCTGGAGATCTACAACCGCATGGACCCCCGGGCCCAGACCCCAGTGCCTAGCAAGGGCCCCTTTGGCCGGGACGAGCTTCAGCGGCGCACACTGATCCATGACGGTTGTCTGCTCTGGAAGACGGGAGCTGGGCGTTTCAAAG ATGTGCTAATGCTGCTGATGACGGACGTGCTGGTGTTTCTCCAGGAGAAGGACCAGAAGTACATCTTCCCGACCCTG GACAAGCCGTCCGTGATCTCGCTGCAGAACCTCATTGTCCGGGACATTGCCAACCAGGAGAAAGGGATGTTCCTCATCAGTGCGGCACCCCCTGAGATGTACGAGGTCCACACAGCATCCCGGGATGACCGCAACACCTGGATCCGTGTCATTCAGCAGagcgtgcgtgt TTGTCCATCCAGGGAGAACTTCCCCCTGATTGAGACGGAAGACGAGGCTTACCTGCGGCGAATCAAGA CCGAGCTGCAGCAGAAGGACCGGGCGCTGGTGGAGCTCCTGCAGGAGAAGGTGGGGCTGTTCGCCGAGATGACCCACTTCCAGGTGGAGGACGACAGCGGGGCTGGCGTGTCCCTGCCCACGCTGCCCCGGGGCTTGTTTCGCTCGGAGTCTCTGGAGTCCCCCCGAGGCGAGCGGCTGCTGCAGGACGCCATCCGAGAAG TGGAGGGCCTGAAGGACCTGCTGGTGGGGCCTGGAGTGGAGCTGCTGGCGCCCCGGGAGCCCACGGAGCCCGACGGAGGTGGCACCTCAAGCCCGGTCCTCACTGCCA ACGGGGAGGGCAGAACTTTCAATGGCTCCATTGAACTCTGTAGAGCTGACTCGGACTCCAGCCAGAAG GACCGAAATGGGAACCAGCTGCGATCCCCCCAGGAG gaagcttTGCAGCGGCTGGTCAGTCTCTACGGGCTGCTTCACGGCCTCCAG GCAGCGGTGGCCCAGCAGGACACGCTGATGGAAGCTCGTTTCCCCGAAGGCCTGGAGCGGCGTGAGAAGCTGTCCCGGACCAACTCTCGGGACGGGGAGGCTGGCAGGGCGGGGCCTGTGCCCGTGGCCCCCGAGAAACAGGCCACCGAGCTGGCGCTGCTGCAGCGACAACACGCGCTTCTGCAGGAGGAGCTGCGGCGCTGCCGGCGGCTGGGCGAGGAGCGGGCCACGGAGGCGGGCAGCCTGGAGGCGCGGCTGCGGGAGAGCGAGCAAGCCCGGCTGCTGCTGGAGCGCGAGGCCGAGGAGGCCCGCCGGCAGCTGGCCGCGCTGGGCCACACGGAGCCCGCCCCGGCCGAGGCGCCCTGGGCACGCAGGCCGCTGGACCCGCGGCGCCGCAGCCTCCCTGCGGGCGATGCCCTGTACCTGAGCTTCACCCCGCCGCAG CCCAGCCGAGGCCACGAGCGCCTGGACCTGCCCGTCAGCCTGCGCTCTGTGCATCGGCCCTTTGAGGACcgggagaggctggagctgggcagCCCGGAGGACCGTCTGCAGGACAGCAGTGACCCCGACACGGGCAGCGAGGAGGAGGGGTGCAGCCGCCTCTCACCCCCTCACAGCCCCCGAG ACTTCAGCCGAATGCAGGACATCCCGGAGGAGATGGAGAGCCGCGACGGGGAGCCTATGGCCTCAGAGAGTTAA
- the ARHGEF2 gene encoding rho guanine nucleotide exchange factor 2 isoform X2, with translation MSGNRRQPSRRGQTREKEKMKEAKDARYTNGHLFTTISVSGMTMCYACNKSITAKEALICPTCNVTIHNRCKDALANCTKVKQKQQKAALLKNNTALQSVSLRSKATTRERPSSAIYPSDSFRQSLLGSRRGRSSLSLAKSVSTTNIAGHFNDESPLGLRRILSQSTDSLNMRNRTLSVESLIDEGAEVIYSELMSDFEMDEKDFAADSWSLAVDSSFLQQHKKEVMKQQDVIYELIQTELHHVRTLRIMTRLFRTGMLEELQLDPTVVQGLFPFVDELSDIHTHFLSQLLERRRQALCAGSTRNFVIHRLGDLLINQFSGPSAELMRKTYSEFCSRHTKALKLYKELYARDKRFQQFIRKVTRSAVLKRHGVQECILLVTQRITKYPVLINRILQHSHGPEEERQDLSKALGLVKDLLSNVDQDVHKLEKEARLLEIYNRMDPRAQTPVPSKGPFGRDELQRRTLIHDGCLLWKTGAGRFKDVLMLLMTDVLVFLQEKDQKYIFPTLDKPSVISLQNLIVRDIANQEKGMFLISAAPPEMYEVHTASRDDRNTWIRVIQQSVRVCPSRENFPLIETEDEAYLRRIKTELQQKDRALVELLQEKVGLFAEMTHFQVEDDSGAGVSLPTLPRGLFRSESLESPRGERLLQDAIREVEGLKDLLVGPGVELLAPREPTEPDGGGTSSPVLTANGEGRTFNGSIELCRADSDSSQKDRNGNQLRSPQEEALQRLVSLYGLLHGLQAAVAQQDTLMEARFPEGLERREKLSRTNSRDGEAGRAGPVPVAPEKQATELALLQRQHALLQEELRRCRRLGEERATEAGSLEARLRESEQARLLLEREAEEARRQLAALGHTEPAPAEAPWARRPLDPRRRSLPAGDALYLSFTPPQPSRGHERLDLPVSLRSVHRPFEDRERLELGSPEDRLQDSSDPDTGSEEEGCSRLSPPHSPRDFSRMQDIPEEMESRDGEPMASES, from the exons ATGAGTGGCAACAGGAGGCAGCCCAGCCGCCGGGGCCAG ACCCGGGAAAAGGAGAAGATGAAGGAAGCCAAGGATGCCCGTTACACCAACGGGCATCTCTTCACCACCATCTCCGTCTCGGGCATGACCATGTGCTATGCCTGTAACAAGAGCATCACCGCCAAGGAGGCCCTCATCTGCCCAA cctgcAATGTGACTATCCACAATCGCTGTAAAGACGCCCTGGCCAACTGCACCAAGGTCAAACAGAAG CAACAGAAAGCCGCCCTGCTGAAGAACAACACTGCCCTGCAGTCCGTGTCACTTCGAAGTAAGG cAACCACGCGGGAGCGGCCGAGCTCTGCCATCTACCCCTCTGACAGCTTCCGCCAGTCCCTGCTCGGCTCCCGCCGTGGCCGCTCGTCCCTGTCTTTGGCCAAGAGCGTTTCTACCACCAACATTGCTGG acACTTCAACGATGAGTCGCCCCTGGGGCTGCGCCGCATCCTCTCACAGTCCACAGACTCCCTCAACATGCGTAACCGCACCCTCTCGGTGGAGTCCCTCATTGATGAAG ggGCAGAGGTGATCTACAGCGAGCTGATGAGCGACTTCGAGATGGATGAGAAGGACTTCGCGGCGGACTCCTGGAGCCTGGCCGTGGACAGCAGCTTTCTGCAGCAGCACAAGAAGGAGGTGATGAAGCAGCAGGATGTCATTTACG AGCTGATCCAGACGGAGCTGCACCATGTCCGCACCCTGAGGATCATGACCCGCCTCTTCCGCACGGGCATGCTGGAGGAGCTGCAGCTCGACCCCACGGTGGTGCAGGGCCTCTTCCCCTTCGTGGACGAGCTCAGCGACATCCACACCCATTTCCTCAGCCAGCTGCTGGAACGCCGGCGCCAGGCGCTGTGTGCCGGCAGCACCCGCAACTTTGTCATCCATCGCTTGGGTGACCTGCTCATTAACCAG TTCTCAGGTCCCAGTGCAGAGCTGATGCGGAAGACCTATTCCGAGTTCTGCAGCCGTCACACCAAGGCCTTAAAGCTCTATAAGGAGCTGTACGCCCGGGACAAACGCTTCCAGCAGTTCATCCGG AAAGTGACCCGCTCGGCGGTGCTGAAGCGCCATGGGGTTCAGGAATGCATCCTCTTGGTGACCCAGCGCATCACCAAGTATCCGGTGCTCATTAACCGCATCCTGCAACATTCCCACG GGCCGGAGGAGGAACGCCAGGACCTGTCCAAGGCGTTGGGGCTGGTGAAGGACCTGCTATCCAACGTGGACCAGGACGTGCACAAGCTGGAGAAAGAGGCCCGTCTGCTGGAGATCTACAACCGCATGGACCCCCGGGCCCAGACCCCAGTGCCTAGCAAGGGCCCCTTTGGCCGGGACGAGCTTCAGCGGCGCACACTGATCCATGACGGTTGTCTGCTCTGGAAGACGGGAGCTGGGCGTTTCAAAG ATGTGCTAATGCTGCTGATGACGGACGTGCTGGTGTTTCTCCAGGAGAAGGACCAGAAGTACATCTTCCCGACCCTG GACAAGCCGTCCGTGATCTCGCTGCAGAACCTCATTGTCCGGGACATTGCCAACCAGGAGAAAGGGATGTTCCTCATCAGTGCGGCACCCCCTGAGATGTACGAGGTCCACACAGCATCCCGGGATGACCGCAACACCTGGATCCGTGTCATTCAGCAGagcgtgcgtgt TTGTCCATCCAGGGAGAACTTCCCCCTGATTGAGACGGAAGACGAGGCTTACCTGCGGCGAATCAAGA CCGAGCTGCAGCAGAAGGACCGGGCGCTGGTGGAGCTCCTGCAGGAGAAGGTGGGGCTGTTCGCCGAGATGACCCACTTCCAGGTGGAGGACGACAGCGGGGCTGGCGTGTCCCTGCCCACGCTGCCCCGGGGCTTGTTTCGCTCGGAGTCTCTGGAGTCCCCCCGAGGCGAGCGGCTGCTGCAGGACGCCATCCGAGAAG TGGAGGGCCTGAAGGACCTGCTGGTGGGGCCTGGAGTGGAGCTGCTGGCGCCCCGGGAGCCCACGGAGCCCGACGGAGGTGGCACCTCAAGCCCGGTCCTCACTGCCA ACGGGGAGGGCAGAACTTTCAATGGCTCCATTGAACTCTGTAGAGCTGACTCGGACTCCAGCCAGAAG GACCGAAATGGGAACCAGCTGCGATCCCCCCAGGAG gaagcttTGCAGCGGCTGGTCAGTCTCTACGGGCTGCTTCACGGCCTCCAG GCAGCGGTGGCCCAGCAGGACACGCTGATGGAAGCTCGTTTCCCCGAAGGCCTGGAGCGGCGTGAGAAGCTGTCCCGGACCAACTCTCGGGACGGGGAGGCTGGCAGGGCGGGGCCTGTGCCCGTGGCCCCCGAGAAACAGGCCACCGAGCTGGCGCTGCTGCAGCGACAACACGCGCTTCTGCAGGAGGAGCTGCGGCGCTGCCGGCGGCTGGGCGAGGAGCGGGCCACGGAGGCGGGCAGCCTGGAGGCGCGGCTGCGGGAGAGCGAGCAAGCCCGGCTGCTGCTGGAGCGCGAGGCCGAGGAGGCCCGCCGGCAGCTGGCCGCGCTGGGCCACACGGAGCCCGCCCCGGCCGAGGCGCCCTGGGCACGCAGGCCGCTGGACCCGCGGCGCCGCAGCCTCCCTGCGGGCGATGCCCTGTACCTGAGCTTCACCCCGCCGCAG CCCAGCCGAGGCCACGAGCGCCTGGACCTGCCCGTCAGCCTGCGCTCTGTGCATCGGCCCTTTGAGGACcgggagaggctggagctgggcagCCCGGAGGACCGTCTGCAGGACAGCAGTGACCCCGACACGGGCAGCGAGGAGGAGGGGTGCAGCCGCCTCTCACCCCCTCACAGCCCCCGAG ACTTCAGCCGAATGCAGGACATCCCGGAGGAGATGGAGAGCCGCGACGGGGAGCCTATGGCCTCAGAGAGTTAA